The Deltaproteobacteria bacterium HGW-Deltaproteobacteria-6 genome has a segment encoding these proteins:
- the waaF gene encoding lipopolysaccharide heptosyltransferase II — protein sequence MFANTRINGSGCISDGKQSPARPKEIHEAYVVVCDSRDARYGEKSLILKNKKKLPKSGLDRILLRGTNWIGDAIMTLPAVASVRAAYPKAHLAILAKPPVTDIYKLFSAADEIIPYEQKFQNLPGVLRLAYELRRKKFDAAILLQNAIEAAIIAVVAGIGVRAGYNSDGRGLLLTHAIRRTREILKVHQIDYYLEMVKALGCANVDRTMHMETCISSATAKEILQQYVPESGKTIMGIAPGATYGPAKRWLPERFALAGDCLSRDLNAQVVLFGGQPDWETAEQVRKQSQTGMLNLAGKTTLREAVYLISQCRLFISNDSGLMHVAGALNIPTVAIFGSTNPVTTSPAGEKTVLVRKPVSCSPCLKETCPTDFRCMTEITADDVAAAASTLVKKS from the coding sequence ATGTTCGCCAATACCCGCATCAATGGCTCTGGGTGCATCAGCGATGGAAAACAAAGCCCTGCCAGGCCGAAAGAAATTCATGAAGCGTATGTCGTGGTTTGCGATTCACGAGATGCAAGATACGGGGAAAAATCCTTGATACTGAAAAACAAAAAAAAATTACCCAAGAGCGGCCTCGACAGAATATTGCTCCGCGGCACCAACTGGATCGGAGACGCCATCATGACGTTGCCTGCGGTCGCCTCCGTGCGCGCGGCCTATCCGAAGGCTCATCTGGCCATTCTCGCCAAACCGCCAGTGACGGATATCTATAAACTGTTTTCAGCAGCCGATGAAATCATTCCTTATGAGCAGAAATTTCAGAATCTCCCGGGCGTCCTTCGTCTGGCTTATGAGCTCAGGCGAAAAAAGTTTGACGCTGCCATTCTGCTCCAAAACGCCATTGAAGCGGCGATTATCGCCGTGGTTGCAGGCATCGGCGTACGCGCCGGCTACAATTCCGACGGACGCGGTCTTTTGCTGACACACGCGATACGCCGCACCAGGGAAATCCTGAAGGTTCATCAGATTGATTATTATCTGGAAATGGTGAAGGCCCTTGGTTGTGCAAATGTTGATCGCACCATGCACATGGAAACCTGCATCTCTTCCGCAACCGCGAAGGAAATTTTGCAGCAGTATGTGCCGGAAAGCGGCAAAACCATTATGGGCATTGCACCGGGGGCAACTTACGGACCGGCCAAACGATGGCTGCCGGAAAGATTTGCCCTGGCCGGGGATTGCCTCAGCCGGGATTTAAACGCTCAAGTCGTCCTCTTCGGCGGCCAGCCCGACTGGGAAACGGCCGAACAGGTCCGGAAACAGTCACAAACCGGCATGCTGAATCTGGCCGGCAAAACGACTCTGCGCGAAGCGGTTTATCTCATATCGCAATGCCGGTTATTTATCAGCAATGATTCCGGGTTAATGCATGTGGCCGGCGCTCTGAATATTCCCACCGTTGCCATTTTCGGTTCCACCAATCCGGTGACCACATCACCCGCCGGCGAAAAGACCGTCCTGGTGCGGAAGCCGGTGTCATGCAGTCCCTGCTTGAAGGAAACGTGCCCGACGGATTTCCGCTGCATGACGGAGATCACCGCCGACGATGTTGCCGCGGCGGCCAGCACGTTAGTGAAGAAAAGTTGA
- a CDS encoding NAD(P)-dependent oxidoreductase, whose product MGYQVNKAERILITGGGGALGHKLWQRLPEKFPDTYVSIRKAKTYYENCNLFYGTNVIECLDLRDFKQLAAVLKDIRPSVIINCAGVTLRSQEADDKLSNIAVNALLPHVLAKWCAENAARLIHFSTVCVFEGKSGNYDENSPPDARDLYGMTKALGDVQSPNALTIRSSFIGREIFGGTELLEWFLAREGQRVSGYSKALFTGLTTNRLAELVSELIEKFPDLHGLYHVSSETVSKYDLLHLMKEAYKIDIEIDRDDQFECKRNLNGEKFVRATGFKCPSWRRMMLDMAADQTPYEQWQSHNKNEVLPG is encoded by the coding sequence ATGGGATATCAAGTGAATAAGGCCGAACGCATACTGATTACAGGCGGGGGGGGGGCGCTCGGTCACAAGCTTTGGCAAAGACTGCCGGAAAAATTCCCCGATACCTATGTTTCCATACGAAAAGCAAAAACCTATTACGAAAATTGCAATTTGTTTTACGGGACCAATGTTATTGAATGTCTTGATCTTCGCGATTTTAAACAACTGGCAGCCGTCCTCAAAGACATTCGCCCCTCGGTCATTATAAATTGTGCCGGCGTAACGCTGCGGAGCCAAGAGGCGGATGATAAACTCTCTAATATTGCCGTCAACGCCTTGCTTCCGCATGTGCTGGCCAAATGGTGTGCTGAAAATGCCGCCCGGCTCATTCATTTCAGCACCGTCTGTGTTTTTGAAGGCAAGTCGGGAAATTATGACGAGAATAGTCCTCCGGATGCGCGGGATCTTTACGGGATGACAAAGGCGCTCGGTGACGTCCAATCACCTAACGCCCTGACGATCAGATCTTCTTTTATCGGCCGCGAAATCTTCGGCGGCACGGAACTTCTTGAATGGTTCCTGGCCAGGGAGGGCCAGCGGGTGAGCGGCTACAGTAAAGCGTTGTTTACCGGTCTTACCACGAACCGCCTTGCCGAGCTGGTGAGCGAACTGATAGAGAAATTTCCGGATCTGCATGGATTGTACCACGTTTCCAGCGAAACAGTTTCCAAATATGACCTGCTTCATCTGATGAAAGAAGCCTATAAAATTGACATTGAAATAGATCGTGACGATCAATTTGAATGCAAACGTAATCTCAACGGTGAAAAATTTGTCAGGGCCACGGGTTTTAAATGCCCATCCTGGCGCCGGATGATGTTGGACATGGCCGCCGATCAAACGCCCTACGAGCAATGGCAGTCTCACAACAAAAATGAAGTCCTGCCGGGATAA
- a CDS encoding glycosyltransferase WbuB, translated as MKILIISQYFWPENFRINDLGAGLVERGHEVTVLTGIPNYPDGHFFPGYSLFRNLRQDYCGVRIIRVPLIARGAGGRLRLMLNYASFAFFASMMAPFFCRGNFDVILVYEPSPVTVGIPAVVLKKLKGIPLFFWVQDLWPESLSATGAVHSRTILDGVKRLVRFIYERCDRILVQSTAFIPMIEEYRVAPGRIIYFPNSVEKIYKPMPAESGFEGLQRLPSGFRIMFAGNIGAAQDFESILAAAVKLREYKDIQWIILGDGRSRRWVEGQIAKQGISDCFHLLGRHPMETMPYYFSFADVLLVTLKRDPIFALTIPAKIQSYMACGKPIIAALDGEGGRLVSESGAGLSSPAEDADALAAAVLAMYQMPRDQREKMGKCGIHYCVENFDRDMLMTKLEGWMQDVAHGRKTGN; from the coding sequence ATGAAAATTCTGATAATATCCCAGTATTTCTGGCCGGAAAACTTTCGCATCAATGACTTGGGTGCCGGTCTGGTGGAAAGGGGCCACGAGGTGACGGTTCTTACCGGGATACCGAACTATCCTGACGGACACTTTTTCCCCGGCTACAGCCTGTTCAGGAACCTTCGACAGGATTACTGCGGTGTAAGAATAATACGCGTTCCATTAATAGCGCGCGGCGCAGGCGGCCGATTACGTTTGATGCTCAATTATGCGTCATTTGCTTTTTTCGCAAGCATGATGGCGCCTTTTTTTTGCCGCGGGAACTTCGATGTAATATTGGTTTATGAGCCTTCACCGGTAACCGTCGGTATTCCGGCGGTGGTACTGAAAAAGCTGAAGGGGATTCCCCTCTTTTTCTGGGTGCAGGATTTATGGCCGGAAAGTCTATCCGCTACGGGCGCTGTCCATTCGCGGACAATTCTTGATGGCGTCAAGAGGCTGGTAAGATTTATTTATGAACGCTGCGACAGGATATTGGTGCAATCCACTGCCTTTATCCCCATGATAGAAGAATATCGGGTTGCCCCCGGGAGGATTATCTACTTCCCCAACAGCGTTGAAAAAATATACAAACCGATGCCTGCAGAATCGGGTTTTGAGGGGCTGCAGCGATTACCTTCCGGCTTTCGAATCATGTTTGCCGGCAATATCGGCGCCGCTCAGGATTTTGAATCCATTCTTGCTGCTGCAGTAAAACTTCGGGAGTATAAAGACATCCAGTGGATTATTCTGGGTGACGGCCGTTCGCGACGTTGGGTAGAAGGGCAGATTGCAAAGCAGGGGATCTCCGATTGCTTCCATCTGCTGGGCAGACACCCGATGGAAACCATGCCCTATTATTTTTCATTTGCCGATGTTCTGTTGGTCACCCTGAAAAGAGATCCGATCTTTGCATTAACCATTCCCGCAAAAATTCAATCCTACATGGCTTGTGGGAAACCGATTATAGCCGCTCTTGACGGGGAAGGCGGCCGTCTGGTTTCGGAATCCGGCGCAGGTTTGTCTTCGCCTGCCGAGGATGCCGATGCCCTGGCCGCTGCTGTGCTTGCCATGTATCAAATGCCGAGGGACCAAAGAGAAAAAATGGGCAAATGCGGCATTCATTATTGTGTGGAAAATTTTGACAGAGACATGCTGATGACGAAATTGGAAGGCTGGATGCAGGACGTGGCCCACGGACGTAAAACCGGAAATTGA
- a CDS encoding lipid carrier--UDP-N-acetylgalactosaminyltransferase → MLKRLLDIAIAFVALCFFSLPLLAVSFLVKSTSRGPVIYWSDRVGKDNVIFRMPKFRTMRTDTPAVATHLLNDPDVYLTPIGKFLRKSSLDELPQLWSVIKGDMSFVGPRPALFNQDDLIALRTQKGVHRLMPGVTGWAQINGRDNLPIPVKVDFDVHYLNNCSMKLDLKILFLTLFKVLRREGVTH, encoded by the coding sequence GTGTTAAAAAGATTATTGGATATTGCGATAGCGTTTGTTGCCCTTTGTTTTTTTTCTCTGCCTCTGCTGGCTGTATCGTTTCTGGTAAAGTCTACCTCCAGGGGGCCCGTTATTTACTGGTCCGACAGGGTTGGCAAAGACAACGTGATATTCAGAATGCCCAAATTTCGCACCATGCGCACAGATACGCCTGCTGTAGCAACGCATCTTTTGAATGATCCTGATGTGTATCTGACGCCCATCGGCAAGTTTTTGCGAAAATCAAGTCTCGATGAATTGCCTCAATTATGGAGTGTCATCAAAGGAGACATGAGTTTTGTCGGGCCCCGCCCGGCATTGTTTAATCAGGATGATTTGATCGCGCTGCGAACTCAAAAAGGCGTGCATCGTTTAATGCCGGGTGTTACCGGATGGGCGCAAATTAACGGACGTGACAACCTTCCCATTCCGGTTAAGGTTGATTTTGATGTCCATTACCTTAATAATTGTTCAATGAAATTGGACTTAAAAATACTTTTTCTAACGCTGTTCAAGGTGTTGCGCCGTGAAGGGGTGACTCATTAA
- a CDS encoding UDP-glucose 4-epimerase — protein MQKILVTGATGAVGPRVVTALCNAGYRVRTLSIDPPRVGLWPEGVEVVIGDVTDAAAVQAVVCDIDSVIHLAALLHIVNPPPALQKKYERINVGGTATVVEAALQSRVRRIIYFSTIAVYGSTHGRIVTEETPPHPDTFYSQTKLAAERIVLNARDVDGRRMGTVLRLGAIYGSGIKGNYERLLQSLARGRFLPVGDGSNRRTLVYDEDVARAAVLALQHSAAAGKIFNVSDGEFHTLNDIISSMCQALDRKLPRLSLPVGPVRFAAGLVEDLAKIAGIKPPIVRATVDKYTEDVAVDSRRIQYELGFVPQYDLSTGWQNAVREMRQSGTLPC, from the coding sequence ATGCAAAAAATCTTAGTAACGGGCGCCACGGGCGCCGTTGGCCCGCGCGTTGTCACTGCGTTGTGCAATGCGGGCTACCGCGTTCGCACCTTGTCGATTGATCCACCCCGGGTTGGTTTATGGCCCGAAGGTGTAGAAGTTGTTATTGGCGACGTAACGGATGCTGCGGCCGTTCAAGCCGTCGTTTGTGACATTGATTCGGTTATTCATCTGGCGGCTCTGCTGCATATTGTAAATCCGCCGCCCGCCCTGCAAAAGAAATACGAACGGATTAATGTGGGAGGGACGGCTACGGTCGTTGAGGCAGCTTTGCAGTCGCGAGTCAGGCGCATTATTTATTTCAGTACCATTGCCGTTTATGGATCCACGCACGGCCGGATTGTTACCGAAGAGACCCCGCCTCATCCGGATACTTTTTATTCACAGACCAAGCTTGCGGCGGAAAGAATTGTGCTGAATGCCAGAGATGTGGATGGCAGGCGGATGGGGACTGTTTTGCGTCTGGGTGCGATTTACGGTTCAGGAATTAAAGGGAATTATGAACGTCTTTTACAATCTCTGGCGAGAGGCCGTTTCCTGCCGGTCGGGGATGGTTCCAACAGACGCACATTGGTTTATGATGAGGATGTGGCGCGCGCTGCTGTGCTGGCTTTACAGCATTCCGCCGCCGCCGGAAAAATCTTCAACGTTTCTGACGGTGAATTTCACACTTTAAATGATATTATTTCCAGCATGTGTCAGGCTTTGGACAGGAAATTGCCCCGTCTGTCATTGCCGGTTGGTCCGGTGCGCTTTGCAGCCGGCCTTGTTGAAGATCTGGCGAAGATCGCCGGCATTAAACCGCCTATCGTGCGTGCGACTGTTGATAAATATACGGAGGATGTGGCGGTGGACAGCCGGCGCATTCAGTATGAACTTGGTTTTGTGCCGCAATATGATTTGTCGACCGGTTGGCAAAATGCTGTTCGGGAAATGAGACAGTCAGGAACGTTGCCGTGTTAA
- a CDS encoding UDP-N-acetylglucosamine 2-epimerase (non-hydrolyzing), with amino-acid sequence MALKVMTIVGTRPEIIKLSRVVYELEKHLEHMLVHTGQNYDYELNEIFFKEMGIRKPDHFLNSVGKTLAQTIGNIIAKSDEVMGKEKPDAVLLYGDTNSCLSVISAKRRKIPIFHMEAGNRSFDLRVPEEINRKIVDHTSDINMTNTEHARRYLLAEGIKPETVIKSGSPMKEVLDYYLPQIESSDALNRLQVKKGEYFVVSAHREENVDSKDNFANLLASLNAIAAKYGRPIIFSTHPRTRKRLEDMGSGGFNPHIHFLKPLGFFDYVKLQMNAACVISDSGTITEESTILNFPAVTIRQAHERPEGMDEGTLIMCGLQAESVIDAIDVVTCQQALSSRPFRLVSDYDTDNVSRKVLRIILSYTDYVNRTVWKKQ; translated from the coding sequence ATGGCTTTAAAAGTGATGACGATAGTCGGTACCCGGCCTGAGATCATAAAACTGAGCCGCGTGGTGTATGAATTGGAAAAACATCTGGAGCATATGCTGGTGCATACGGGGCAGAATTATGACTACGAATTAAACGAGATATTTTTCAAGGAGATGGGGATTCGCAAGCCCGACCATTTCCTTAATTCGGTAGGTAAAACGCTGGCACAGACGATCGGTAATATTATAGCGAAATCTGATGAGGTCATGGGAAAAGAAAAACCGGATGCCGTTTTGCTTTACGGTGATACCAACAGCTGCCTCTCAGTTATATCGGCCAAACGGCGCAAGATACCTATTTTCCATATGGAGGCGGGAAACCGATCCTTTGATCTGAGGGTGCCGGAAGAAATCAACCGGAAAATTGTTGACCACACCAGTGATATCAATATGACCAATACCGAGCATGCCCGCCGTTATCTGCTGGCGGAGGGGATAAAGCCGGAAACGGTGATTAAGAGCGGTTCCCCGATGAAGGAGGTGCTGGATTATTACCTGCCTCAAATTGAGTCCTCTGACGCGTTGAACAGACTCCAGGTAAAAAAAGGAGAATACTTTGTCGTAAGTGCACATCGCGAAGAAAACGTGGATAGCAAAGATAATTTTGCCAATCTTCTCGCCTCCCTGAATGCCATTGCGGCGAAATATGGCCGTCCCATCATCTTTTCCACTCATCCCCGTACGAGAAAGCGGCTGGAGGATATGGGTTCCGGCGGTTTTAACCCGCATATTCATTTTCTGAAACCGCTTGGATTCTTCGATTACGTGAAGTTGCAGATGAACGCCGCCTGCGTCATTTCCGACAGCGGCACCATTACCGAGGAGTCGACCATTCTTAATTTCCCGGCGGTTACCATTCGTCAGGCCCATGAGCGGCCCGAAGGGATGGATGAGGGGACCCTGATCATGTGCGGGTTGCAGGCTGAGTCGGTTATCGATGCGATTGATGTCGTAACCTGCCAGCAGGCGTTATCGTCCCGGCCATTCAGACTGGTGTCGGATTACGATACGGATAATGTCTCCCGGAAAGTTCTGCGGATCATCCTGAGCTATACCGACTATGTCAACCGGACGGTATGGAAGAAGCAGTGA
- a CDS encoding D,D-heptose 1,7-bisphosphate phosphatase has translation MGKSIAIFLDRDGTINEEVGYIENLNKFRIIPAAFEAIRLINLSGLQAVVITNQAAIAKGLITEAFVGQTHELLQTELKQKGAAINAFYYCPHHPTEGSSAYRRICDCRKPAPGLLLQAAREMNIDLSSSYMIGDRYRDMEAAHRAGVKGVLVKTGYGADVLANAGPDEETPAGKPEFIAEDILEAVRWILRSRQ, from the coding sequence ATGGGAAAAAGCATCGCCATATTTCTGGACCGCGACGGAACCATTAATGAGGAAGTCGGATATATTGAAAATCTGAATAAGTTCAGAATCATTCCGGCCGCTTTTGAGGCGATCCGTTTAATCAATCTCAGCGGGTTGCAGGCCGTCGTCATCACCAATCAGGCGGCGATTGCCAAAGGCCTCATAACCGAAGCATTCGTAGGGCAGACGCACGAGCTTTTGCAGACGGAACTCAAACAAAAAGGCGCGGCCATCAACGCGTTCTATTACTGCCCGCATCATCCGACGGAAGGTTCTTCCGCCTACCGCAGAATTTGCGATTGCCGCAAGCCTGCGCCCGGGCTGCTATTGCAGGCGGCGCGAGAAATGAACATCGACTTATCCTCATCTTACATGATTGGTGACCGGTATCGCGACATGGAGGCCGCTCACCGGGCCGGGGTAAAAGGCGTGCTGGTTAAAACAGGCTATGGTGCGGATGTGCTCGCCAACGCCGGTCCCGACGAGGAAACACCGGCGGGAAAACCCGAGTTTATTGCGGAGGACATTCTTGAGGCGGTCCGCTGGATATTGAGGAGCCGGCAATGA
- the waaC gene encoding lipopolysaccharide heptosyltransferase I, whose translation MNILIVKLSAIGDVIHTLPSLTALRRLFPDAHITWAVEEAASDLVIHHPCLDEVLISRRKSWIKDIKAGKFPSTWREIRSFVKQLRQRQYDIVIDFHGLLKSSVIVFLSRGKRKLGYDSWQELSGLFLNEKIPEDMNKHAVDRYLDFARYLGAKTDQVEFTLPLTDKTKSDAERLLNACRLKAKQYIAVNPIAFWETKLWNNEKFARLADLIQEKLKLDVVFTGSNQADAADILSRMTKGGINLGGQTSLLTLAEIYKNACAVITTDSGPMHLAAAVGTPVIALFGPTDPARTGPYGAGHSVVRSGLSCSPCLLKKCSTTQCMKDITEEQVLNALIIKLRQMP comes from the coding sequence ATGAATATCCTGATTGTCAAACTGAGCGCCATCGGCGACGTCATTCATACCCTGCCGTCGCTGACCGCATTGCGTCGTCTTTTCCCGGACGCGCATATAACCTGGGCGGTGGAAGAAGCGGCGTCCGATCTGGTCATCCATCATCCCTGCCTGGATGAGGTCTTGATTTCCCGGCGAAAAAGCTGGATCAAAGATATTAAAGCGGGGAAATTCCCGTCAACCTGGCGCGAAATCCGTTCTTTCGTGAAGCAACTGCGTCAACGTCAATATGATATCGTCATCGATTTTCACGGGCTGCTGAAAAGTTCGGTCATCGTATTTTTGAGCCGAGGAAAAAGAAAACTGGGTTATGATTCTTGGCAGGAACTGAGCGGATTGTTTCTGAACGAAAAAATTCCGGAAGATATGAATAAGCATGCCGTTGACCGGTACCTGGATTTTGCACGGTATCTTGGAGCAAAAACGGACCAAGTCGAATTTACACTGCCGCTGACGGACAAAACAAAGTCGGACGCAGAGCGGCTGCTGAATGCCTGCCGCCTGAAAGCAAAGCAATACATCGCCGTCAATCCCATTGCCTTCTGGGAAACCAAACTCTGGAACAATGAAAAATTTGCACGACTCGCGGATTTGATTCAGGAGAAATTAAAACTGGATGTGGTTTTTACGGGAAGCAACCAGGCAGACGCGGCAGATATCCTGTCGCGCATGACAAAGGGAGGGATAAATCTGGGAGGGCAAACCAGCCTGCTTACGCTGGCTGAAATATATAAAAACGCTTGTGCGGTTATCACGACCGATTCCGGCCCCATGCATCTGGCGGCGGCCGTGGGCACACCGGTCATCGCTCTTTTTGGTCCGACCGATCCGGCAAGAACAGGGCCATACGGGGCAGGTCATTCCGTTGTTCGCTCCGGCCTGTCGTGCAGTCCTTGCCTGCTGAAAAAATGTTCAACCACACAATGCATGAAGGACATTACGGAAGAACAGGTTTTAAATGCGCTGATCATAAAGCTGCGGCAGATGCCATGA